The nucleotide sequence ATGGCATAGATCATGATAGGTGAGTTCTTGGTTCCATGAGTTCAGTTTCAGATAATAAAAATGCTAATCCCAAAAATTCTCTCAAACGGAAAATTGGTAGGCAATTACATATTTGGGTAACATTGCTGCTCTTTACTCAGACCTCATTCAATAACTGTGTCCAACTTTGTTGAGACAAGATAGCTGCTAAAAGGCACTTCAGCAAGTAGCAATTCTAAAAGAAATTCACTGCATACTTAGTATAAGCAAGCACTACTTGATCTCATGTTAAACTTGCAATTAAACAAGTAGACTAAGCAGCACCATCTAGAGCACCATAAAAAAAACTACAAGCCCAAATATGTTACCTTGAACATTATGACGCTAGCCAGTATTGTTAGTGATGTAAACATAGTATAGTATATTGGTGAAACAACTGCCGTATTGAATGTGTCAAGAGCCTGCAAAAGCAAACATAGTAGGTTGAATAATgtacaaaacaccaagcataagttTGTAACAAGCAGAATCATGTACTCAGATACTAATATCAATAGCATGCCAGTGCCCATTATGGCAGATTAAAGATGTACTCCCTCTGCAACTTTTTATAAGATGTTTTTAGAGTCCATGACAATGTCATGgaaatgtcttatattaagttacagagggagtaataatttGCAGTACTAAAGTTATTTAGCAGATATTGAAGTACGATCACTAAGCAACGGAAGAACCATCGGCAAAGAAATTATTGTTACCTTGTTCAGATAGTTCATCTGTGTTAATATACATGCAACAACAATAATTGCGAACAACCATGTCTGTGGATAGATTAGCTGGTTTATCCCAGAAAAGGTCAGTTTCAAGGCTATACCAAGAGCTTTCACGCTCATGACCTGTCAAGTAAATAAAAATAATCAAAATTCGAGCATAATTAATCAATAGTATAACGTGAATAAACATTGAGCTAGTTATTCGTAAGTAGAACGGAGACATACCGATAGAGATCCTACAAGTGAACAAACACCAATATAAACCATGATATGTGTCTGACCATACTGTGGGATATAACGGAATATGAGCACAAAAGTTGCAGCAAGCACGATTGTCGCATAAAATAAAAATGCTGcaagaaaacacaaaaatattgGTACTTTATAAGACAAATAGGCAAAGCATGGTTGCTAATCAGGGAAAGAAAGGAAAGTACCTGGTTCTGTAGCAAGATCCCACACTTCTGCGACAGACTCAATTTCACGCTCCTGGGGGGCATGAAGCACAATAGTTGTTGAACCCACGACACAAAGAACACATCCAAGTATACCAAATATATGTAGCTTCTCCTTTAACATAATGTCTGCAAGAACGGCGCTGTGCGAGAAATACGTTAGTTAGAATGACCACAGACTTTCACAATTGTCAGCACTCAGCAGCTGAACATCTCAAGATTTATCATTAAGGACCTGACTTCTGGCTTTTACCTAATGATGATGCTAAGTGCACCAAGTGGAGTGACGAGTATAGCAGGAGCAAACGCATATGCTGCAAAGTTAGCAACTTCTCCAACGATCACTGGGAAACAGCACTGAATACTGTCAGGATCACATTGTTAAGTAGAAGCAGTACATGAAGATCCACTTGTATCAGAGAGATGCACTTACTTGTAATCATTCCTGCCCACCATAATGGTTCATACAAATAAGAGTACCCACCAACCCCTGCCATACACAGCAAATTTGTGGGTAACAGTCAGCGAGAATAAACTGTTTTGGGCTTATAAACAGAATCATCTAGTTGAACATAATTAAATAGCTTAAGAACTAAAATCTTCGGAATCATTGCTCGGGCCAATTTTGGTAATTGCTCTGCACATACTTGAAGCCAAGAACAGCTCTCAAAAATCAAAATGACAGAATGCTAACTTTTACCGTATTTGGAAGAATTAACTAGCAAGGTCATTCTCCACTAAATTGAACTAGTACATAAAAAAATTAATGTACTCGATTGGCTGAACAATGAGATGAGAACCAGACTACAGTGTAACCGTGTAAAGCACAATGCAGAATAAAAGCAATACCGACATTGTTACGGCACCGTTGGCTACAAACTCCAGCATATGTGAACTCCCAACATCTAAATCGGCGTCAACATTATCAGCCTAAACTCTGACGCACTCACCCTATCCCTAACCCCATTACATGTCCACTGTTCCAACATGGATTTCAGCTGGAATGGGGATCTAAGCATAATCAGGCACCAGCGTCTGTCAGCTCAGATCAGAGCACCAACCAGGGCAAACAAATAACACACTTAGGAGATCGACAGGCAAGGCAATGATGTCTCGATGGTAAGCAGCGCAATTAGGTCACCTGCGCGGACGCCGGACGCGCCGGCCTTCCTGAGCCCCTTCTTCTTGACGATGAAGCTGGTGCCGATGAAGACGCTGGAGGAGAGCGCGAGCACCAGCCCCTTGATGTTGTCCGTGGACATCCCCGTGTAGGACTCCACCCAGctgccgccgcccgagccggcgGCCGCCGAAGTGGACGTTTCCGCCGCCATGCCTCCCGCGGGCGCAGGAATTCCCGAGAAACCCTCCCTCCGTCCCGTGTGCCCCGCCGCTAGATCGCGCCGTGCGAGATCCCGATGCGGCGAGCGGTGGGAGGCGTCGGGCGCGGGGGGTTCGGCTCACCGCTCCGGCCAGGTCACGACCGCCTCGCGCAGACGCTCCGCATTCGCGGTGTTTTCGGCTGTGGGGGGAGAGGAGAGCGGATCGGACGCAgacaacggcgacggcgacggcgacgccggcgaggaggtaacgggtggaggggaaggttgcgcgagtccacgccGCGCGGATATGTTCGGGTGTGGACTGGCTAGTGCCTAGTTGGCGAGCCGGTCTTGCTTAGCATCGAGGCAAGCGGCATCGGCTTGTGACCAAGATTTGCTTGccaatgaatttgaaaaaaaaaaaaaagaattgtTTGCCAATGcatttcaaagaaaaaaaagattTGCTTGCCAATGCtactttttttttgagcatcagtacagacacaagcgctcatatacacgcgcatacattcactcttatgaacgcacacacgcacaccctacccctatgagcacctccgaaagactgagccggcacatcatcttgagatttacgaagttacCGTAGGCACCttgtcatcgacgggaacgtct is from Triticum aestivum cultivar Chinese Spring chromosome 3A, IWGSC CS RefSeq v2.1, whole genome shotgun sequence and encodes:
- the LOC123062949 gene encoding probable magnesium transporter NIPA4; protein product: MAAETSTSAAAGSGGGSWVESYTGMSTDNIKGLVLALSSSVFIGTSFIVKKKGLRKAGASGVRAGVGGYSYLYEPLWWAGMITMIVGEVANFAAYAFAPAILVTPLGALSIIISAVLADIMLKEKLHIFGILGCVLCVVGSTTIVLHAPQEREIESVAEVWDLATEPAFLFYATIVLAATFVLIFRYIPQYGQTHIMVYIGVCSLVGSLSVMSVKALGIALKLTFSGINQLIYPQTWLFAIIVVACILTQMNYLNKALDTFNTAVVSPIYYTMFTSLTILASVIMFKDWDRQNPTQIVTEMCGFVTILSGTFLLHKTKDMVDGLPPTLPIRIPKHGDENGYASEGIPLRSAAEGLPLRSPRAAE